One genomic region from Candidatus Nitrosopumilus koreensis AR1 encodes:
- a CDS encoding ArsR/SmtB family transcription factor — protein MSAENPDDGLTEKIKILATDDEKIKSFGELFTNDSSREILQLLFNEELTANQIAQKTDISLQLVKYHLNKLQDLGVVKITKIEKNSKSQDMKVYSATKFSIVIVPPKLSEKTKESKLLVRSFRHIYKVAGFAIATGVSGLLSLSQLQTKPIPVSDTRQFTAPEELSKRLESADESASSMIASAPVAESEPQDFAQGGLDITETTLDSGIDLFIPFVIITMILGGLTAYYVWKYKKSN, from the coding sequence ATGTCTGCTGAAAACCCTGATGATGGATTGACCGAAAAAATCAAAATTTTGGCTACGGATGATGAAAAAATAAAGTCATTTGGAGAGCTCTTTACAAATGATTCTAGCCGTGAAATATTACAATTACTGTTTAATGAAGAATTAACTGCAAATCAGATTGCACAAAAAACTGACATCTCACTACAATTGGTAAAATACCATCTGAATAAACTACAAGATTTGGGTGTCGTAAAGATTACAAAGATTGAAAAAAACTCCAAATCTCAGGACATGAAAGTTTACTCTGCTACAAAATTTAGTATTGTGATTGTTCCTCCAAAACTTTCTGAAAAAACTAAAGAAAGTAAATTACTTGTTCGCTCTTTTAGACACATCTACAAAGTAGCAGGATTTGCTATTGCAACTGGCGTTTCTGGATTGTTGTCTTTGTCTCAATTGCAAACAAAACCAATACCGGTAAGTGACACAAGACAATTTACTGCCCCTGAAGAATTATCCAAACGATTAGAGTCTGCTGATGAATCAGCCAGTTCTATGATTGCTTCAGCGCCTGTAGCAGAATCTGAACCACAAGATTTTGCACAAGGCGGTTTAGACATTACAGAAACTACACTTGATTCTGGCATTGATCTGTTTATTCCATTTGTAATCATTACAATGATTCTTGGTGGATTGACCGCTTACTATGTGTGGAAGTACAAAAAATCTAATTAA
- a CDS encoding nitroreductase/quinone reductase family protein, giving the protein MKITEDLFRPVLITKGRKTGKEHAVMLRAVNYNGKIYFSRHMPDGDWFQNAVTNPRVKIQYKDSMFFGQAKLVTDEELSKKISELKYPGEERAKEKRVTIEVTLD; this is encoded by the coding sequence ATGAAGATTACAGAAGACCTGTTCAGGCCAGTTCTAATCACAAAGGGAAGAAAAACAGGAAAAGAGCACGCAGTAATGTTAAGAGCAGTGAATTATAATGGCAAAATCTATTTTTCCAGACACATGCCAGACGGAGACTGGTTTCAAAACGCAGTAACAAACCCTCGAGTCAAAATTCAATACAAGGATTCAATGTTTTTTGGACAAGCAAAACTAGTTACAGATGAAGAGTTGAGTAAAAAAATTTCTGAATTAAAATACCCCGGGGAGGAAAGAGCAAAAGAAAAAAGAGTTACAATAGAAGTAACTCTAGATTAA
- a CDS encoding PRC-barrel domain-containing protein yields the protein MSVKLEGMPSNLATADTFTGKKVIDREGIEYGKVKHIHINQDTLVVSGVTIHQGFNKDYFLSEDYIDKFAEETLLLSRPPIRTGIPVTDIDRHKIGKVKRLHRHPDTNELESIEVSDGLMHSKILSKSEIWGIGEKIILRMTKEEFKTLE from the coding sequence ATGTCAGTAAAACTAGAAGGAATGCCATCAAATCTGGCAACCGCAGATACTTTTACTGGAAAAAAAGTCATAGACAGAGAAGGAATAGAGTACGGCAAGGTCAAACATATTCACATCAACCAAGATACGCTTGTCGTATCCGGAGTTACAATCCATCAGGGATTTAACAAAGACTATTTTCTCTCTGAAGATTACATTGACAAATTTGCTGAGGAGACACTACTTCTTAGCAGACCTCCTATCCGAACAGGAATTCCAGTAACTGATATTGACCGCCATAAGATTGGCAAAGTAAAGAGATTGCATAGACATCCTGATACAAATGAATTAGAATCAATCGAAGTGTCTGATGGATTGATGCATTCTAAAATTCTGTCCAAATCGGAAATTTGGGGAATTGGCGAAAAAATCATTTTAAGAATGACTAAAGAAGAATTCAAGACTCTTGAATGA